Proteins from a single region of Haloplanus sp. GDY1:
- a CDS encoding SAM-dependent methyltransferase codes for MECDPIGTAHTPFETTSEAPRQGFHEDAAGVVELVPAAREGLTGFDADRVVVVWWADRADRSVLTLARDPERGVFTSRSPARPNPVCISECRVDAVDAEAGRLDLRGVDMADGSPVIDLKATVDVQCWTDDST; via the coding sequence ATGGAGTGTGACCCAATCGGCACCGCCCACACCCCCTTCGAGACGACGAGCGAGGCCCCGCGGCAGGGCTTTCACGAGGACGCCGCCGGCGTCGTCGAACTCGTGCCCGCCGCCCGCGAGGGACTGACGGGGTTCGACGCCGACCGCGTGGTCGTGGTCTGGTGGGCCGACCGCGCCGACCGGTCCGTGCTGACGCTTGCCCGCGATCCCGAGCGCGGCGTGTTCACCTCGCGGTCGCCCGCCCGCCCCAATCCGGTCTGCATCTCCGAGTGCCGGGTCGACGCGGTCGACGCCGAGGCGGGACGGCTCGACCTCCGGGGCGTCGACATGGCCGACGGGAGCCCGGTGATCGACCTCAAGGCCACCGTCGACGTTCAGTGCTGGACGGACGACTCGACGTAG
- a CDS encoding DUF7504 family protein — MGGPPTHVDDALGDASSILLLASSDSDFDDDACIDLLTAGDPAETNVISATVTDPPAERFALWQREVGEQLPARATIVDAGCGRQREVAVGDGVIEGGESVGLTVDMLPENAEPIDLGMTLARYLGAWESTPDSTMLCLHSLTALLEGFDRDVVISLVSALNDLCDTVGATAHHHMDPGAHDDETVATFRPLYDAVIEHVTGDGWTVTKAPADADRPTFRQSTAPPGGAAGTDPNRPETIPMPYSFDQTLDLISVPRRRTLLYHLKDRGSGTMSLEELVDAVVTRERSIPVRETPESSGAVRVSLVHSHLPKLADLGILDFDPEASTVQYHGNPALESFLRYVETLELG, encoded by the coding sequence ATGGGGGGGCCACCCACGCACGTGGACGACGCGCTCGGGGACGCGTCGTCCATCCTGCTGCTGGCGTCGTCGGACAGTGATTTCGACGACGACGCCTGCATCGACCTCCTGACGGCCGGCGATCCGGCGGAGACGAACGTCATCAGCGCGACCGTCACCGACCCGCCCGCCGAGCGGTTCGCCCTCTGGCAGCGCGAAGTGGGAGAGCAGTTGCCGGCCCGTGCCACGATCGTCGACGCCGGATGCGGTCGACAGCGCGAGGTCGCCGTCGGCGACGGGGTGATCGAGGGAGGGGAGTCGGTCGGTCTCACCGTCGACATGCTCCCCGAGAACGCGGAACCCATCGACCTCGGGATGACCCTCGCCCGCTATCTCGGCGCCTGGGAGTCGACGCCCGACTCCACGATGCTCTGTCTCCACTCGCTGACCGCGCTGCTCGAGGGATTCGACCGTGACGTCGTCATCTCCCTGGTATCGGCGCTCAACGACCTGTGTGACACCGTCGGTGCCACGGCACACCACCACATGGATCCCGGGGCACACGACGACGAGACCGTCGCGACGTTCCGACCGCTGTACGACGCGGTGATCGAACACGTCACGGGCGACGGCTGGACGGTGACGAAGGCGCCGGCCGACGCCGACCGGCCGACCTTCCGCCAGTCCACGGCGCCGCCGGGCGGGGCGGCCGGTACCGATCCGAACCGCCCCGAGACGATTCCGATGCCGTACTCCTTCGATCAGACGCTCGACCTCATCTCGGTTCCGCGTCGTCGCACCCTCCTCTATCACCTGAAGGATCGCGGCTCCGGGACGATGTCGCTGGAGGAACTCGTGGACGCCGTGGTGACGCGGGAGCGGTCCATTCCGGTGCGGGAGACGCCCGAGTCGTCGGGTGCCGTCCGCGTGTCGCTCGTCCACTCCCACCTGCCCAAACTGGCCGACCTCGGTATCCTCGATTTCGACCCCGAGGCGTCGACGGTCCAGTACCACGGCAACCCCGCGCTGGAGTCGTTCCTCCGGTACGTGGAGACGCTCGAACTGGGGTGA
- a CDS encoding permease, with protein MTVAESLIEGLRLAAEMGWETWWALVLGFTIAGAVETFVSEEKMSAVLGGSGWRELGLGTLFGAASSSCSFGAVATTKSLFKKGASPVASLAAFQFASTNLVIELGLVMWILLGWQFVLADYVAGLLLIGLLAATFAFVVPDAWFAAAREHLRSAEGVRDPACGMEVDPTADDTVELETESGTEYFCSESCKEAYAESRRQSDASWRDRLLTRDGWRLASKNALGEWNMLWTDIVAGFLIAGLIGAFVPRAWWTTLFGVGAEGTLTWVVASAVVGVAVGVVTFVCSVGNVPFAVILWSNGIAFGGVMSFIFADLIVPTITDAYRRYYGLRMAAVLFVSIFVTAVVSGVAVHYLWAGIGLIPPAGEAGGTAPSGYTTYLNAAFTFLFLGQVYVGQVSDAGEADDAAEHPA; from the coding sequence GTGACAGTCGCCGAGTCGCTGATCGAGGGGCTCCGCCTGGCCGCCGAGATGGGCTGGGAGACGTGGTGGGCGCTGGTTCTCGGGTTCACCATCGCCGGCGCGGTGGAGACGTTCGTGAGCGAGGAGAAGATGTCGGCCGTCCTCGGCGGGAGCGGGTGGCGAGAACTCGGCCTGGGGACGCTGTTCGGCGCCGCCTCGTCGTCGTGTTCGTTCGGCGCGGTGGCGACCACGAAGTCGCTGTTCAAGAAGGGCGCCTCGCCCGTCGCGAGCCTCGCGGCCTTCCAGTTCGCGTCGACCAACCTCGTGATCGAACTCGGACTGGTGATGTGGATCCTGCTCGGCTGGCAGTTCGTCCTCGCGGACTACGTCGCCGGCCTCCTCCTCATCGGCCTGCTGGCGGCGACGTTCGCGTTCGTCGTCCCGGACGCGTGGTTCGCGGCGGCGCGCGAGCATCTCCGCTCCGCCGAGGGGGTTCGTGACCCCGCCTGTGGGATGGAGGTCGATCCGACGGCCGACGACACCGTCGAACTGGAGACCGAGAGCGGCACCGAGTACTTCTGCTCGGAGTCGTGTAAGGAGGCCTACGCCGAGTCCCGGCGCCAGTCGGACGCGTCGTGGCGCGACCGTCTGCTGACCCGCGACGGCTGGCGTCTCGCCTCGAAGAACGCCCTCGGCGAGTGGAACATGCTGTGGACGGACATCGTCGCCGGCTTCCTGATCGCGGGGCTGATCGGCGCGTTCGTCCCCCGGGCGTGGTGGACGACGCTGTTCGGCGTCGGCGCCGAGGGGACGCTGACGTGGGTGGTCGCCAGCGCCGTCGTCGGCGTCGCCGTCGGCGTCGTCACCTTCGTCTGCTCGGTCGGAAACGTCCCCTTCGCGGTGATCCTCTGGTCGAACGGCATCGCATTCGGCGGCGTGATGAGCTTCATCTTCGCCGACCTGATCGTGCCGACCATCACGGACGCCTACCGGCGGTACTACGGCCTCCGGATGGCGGCGGTCCTGTTCGTCAGCATCTTCGTCACGGCCGTCGTCTCGGGCGTCGCCGTCCACTACCTCTGGGCCGGCATCGGGCTGATCCCGCCCGCGGGCGAGGCCGGCGGCACCGCCCCCAGCGGCTACACGACCTACCTCAACGCCGCGTTCACGTTCCTCTTTCTCGGACAGGTGTACGTTGGCCAGGTGAGCGACGCGGGCGAGGCCGACGACGCGGCGGAACACCCCGCCTAG
- a CDS encoding DUF3083 family protein, with translation MDSRPSLQSVLIGVGIVLVVASAVPVGNSVDSDYVHRAEPAENGTLAFGIEYEESDVIAHENLSERGREVVARAVADSPYVVEDESATAPEFEYTSDHVALNQGLYAVRYRGETYSLLTEQRSEGFNVARLALGIALSAARPLGVLFLVTGVGLTAWRRYRE, from the coding sequence ATGGACTCCCGACCCTCCCTCCAGTCGGTACTGATCGGCGTCGGTATCGTCCTCGTCGTCGCTTCGGCGGTTCCGGTCGGCAACTCGGTGGACTCCGACTACGTCCACCGGGCTGAACCGGCCGAGAACGGCACGCTCGCGTTCGGCATCGAGTACGAGGAGTCGGACGTCATCGCTCACGAGAACCTCTCGGAGCGGGGTCGGGAGGTCGTCGCCCGCGCTGTGGCGGACTCGCCGTACGTGGTCGAGGACGAGTCGGCGACCGCGCCCGAGTTCGAGTACACCAGCGATCACGTCGCCCTGAACCAGGGCCTCTACGCCGTCCGCTATCGCGGGGAGACGTACTCGCTGCTGACGGAGCAGCGAAGCGAGGGGTTCAACGTGGCTCGGCTGGCCCTCGGCATCGCGCTCTCGGCGGCTCGACCCCTCGGCGTCCTGTTCCTGGTCACGGGGGTCGGCCTGACGGCGTGGCGCCGGTACCGCGAGTGA
- a CDS encoding tubulin/FtsZ family protein — protein MKLALIGVGQAGGKVIEAITAYDREARGNVVHDVVAVNTARADLLGLEYTPLARRVLIGGSRLKGHGTGADNELGADVASEDVDEVMGVVDDVAVHELDAFLVVAGLGGGTGSGAAPVIARELRRRYSEPVYGLGILPGRDEGSIYSLNAARSFMTLVEHVDNLIVFDNEAWREGGESLHAGYGRINEEIARRLGVLFSAGEVSDDRPVAESVVDASEIINTLGSGGVSTVGYAATPVTRPERRLFSRKRADPDVGDSTNRILSTVRKAALGRLTLPCELSSAERALLVVAGPPEFLDRKGIERARRWIEEITGSMEVRGGDSPVDSDYVAAVVLFSGVTDVPRIKELQGIAAETQRTMRELEDEAPEGLRDLLWSGDGEGGVEPLF, from the coding sequence ATGAAACTCGCACTGATCGGGGTGGGGCAGGCCGGGGGGAAAGTGATCGAGGCCATCACGGCGTACGACCGGGAGGCCAGGGGGAACGTCGTCCACGACGTCGTCGCGGTCAACACCGCCCGCGCGGACCTCCTCGGCCTGGAGTACACGCCGCTCGCACGGCGGGTACTGATCGGCGGGTCGCGGCTGAAGGGCCACGGCACCGGGGCCGACAACGAACTCGGGGCCGACGTCGCGAGCGAGGACGTCGACGAGGTGATGGGTGTCGTCGACGACGTCGCGGTCCACGAACTCGACGCCTTCCTCGTCGTCGCCGGCCTCGGCGGCGGGACCGGCAGCGGTGCCGCCCCGGTGATCGCTCGCGAACTGCGGCGCCGGTACAGCGAACCGGTCTACGGGCTGGGGATCCTCCCCGGTCGGGACGAGGGGAGCATCTACTCGCTCAACGCCGCCCGATCGTTCATGACGCTCGTCGAGCACGTCGACAACCTGATCGTCTTCGACAACGAGGCCTGGCGGGAGGGCGGCGAGAGCCTCCACGCCGGCTACGGCCGCATCAACGAGGAGATCGCACGCCGTCTCGGCGTCCTCTTCTCGGCGGGCGAGGTGAGCGACGACCGACCGGTCGCGGAGTCCGTCGTCGACGCGAGCGAGATCATCAACACGCTCGGCAGCGGGGGCGTCTCGACGGTCGGCTACGCGGCGACGCCGGTCACCCGCCCCGAACGACGGCTGTTCTCCCGGAAGCGCGCCGATCCGGACGTCGGCGACTCGACGAACCGGATCCTCTCGACGGTCCGCAAGGCGGCGCTCGGACGGCTGACCCTCCCCTGTGAACTCTCCAGCGCCGAACGGGCACTCCTGGTCGTCGCCGGGCCTCCCGAGTTCCTCGACCGCAAGGGCATCGAGCGCGCGCGTCGGTGGATCGAGGAGATCACCGGGAGCATGGAGGTCCGCGGCGGTGACTCCCCGGTCGACTCCGACTACGTCGCCGCGGTCGTGCTGTTCTCGGGGGTGACCGACGTGCCCCGGATCAAGGAACTCCAGGGGATCGCGGCCGAGACCCAGCGGACGATGCGGGAACTCGAGGACGAGGCACCCGAGGGGCTGCGGGACCTCCTCTGGAGCGGCGACGGCGAGGGCGGCGTCGAGCCGCTGTTCTAG
- a CDS encoding amidase — protein MLTDRRPLEPLVSALRAGERSPTALIDDCVARIDAAEEEVQALVPESGRRTRLRREADALATRYDDPATRPPLFGVPVGVKDIFHVDGFPTLAGSSVPPTAITGRESTAMRRLLDAGALHFGKTHTTEFAYFEPAPTRNPNALGHTPGGSSSGSAAAVAAGMCPLALGTQTVGSVIRPAAFCGIVGYKPSYDRIPREGLVSFSETADHVGTFTADVAGAARAASVLCDGWDPVRPDERPVLGVVEGPYLDQATPAGRAGLEAGADALADAGYEVRRVSMLDDIETVNDRHDALTAAELALSHAERYAEHGDQFADTTADLIEVGRGVGVDELVDARAAAREFRTRIEDRMREAGVDVLLSPAAPGPAPEGIDDTGDPIMNLPWTHGGVPALTVPCGRVGDLPLGLQAVAPFGADESLLAWGEDLADAVADVGAVDG, from the coding sequence ATGCTGACCGATAGACGACCCCTCGAACCGCTGGTTTCCGCACTCAGGGCGGGCGAGCGCTCGCCGACGGCGCTGATCGACGACTGCGTGGCGCGCATCGACGCCGCGGAGGAGGAGGTGCAGGCGCTCGTCCCCGAGTCCGGTCGCCGGACGCGGCTCCGCCGCGAGGCCGACGCGCTCGCGACCCGGTACGACGACCCCGCCACCAGACCGCCGCTGTTCGGCGTTCCGGTCGGGGTCAAGGACATCTTCCACGTCGACGGCTTCCCGACGCTCGCCGGGTCGTCGGTGCCGCCGACGGCCATCACCGGCCGCGAATCGACCGCCATGCGCCGCCTGCTCGACGCCGGTGCGCTCCACTTCGGCAAGACCCACACGACCGAGTTCGCCTACTTCGAACCGGCGCCGACCCGGAACCCGAACGCCCTCGGGCACACGCCCGGCGGCTCCTCCAGCGGATCGGCGGCCGCCGTCGCGGCAGGGATGTGCCCGCTCGCGCTCGGCACGCAGACCGTCGGGTCGGTCATCCGGCCCGCGGCCTTCTGTGGCATCGTCGGCTACAAACCGAGCTACGACCGGATCCCCCGCGAGGGACTCGTCTCCTTCTCCGAGACCGCCGACCACGTCGGGACGTTCACCGCCGACGTCGCCGGCGCGGCCCGGGCCGCGTCGGTCCTGTGTGACGGCTGGGATCCGGTCCGGCCGGACGAACGGCCGGTCCTCGGCGTCGTCGAGGGGCCGTACCTCGACCAGGCGACGCCGGCCGGGCGGGCGGGCCTCGAGGCGGGTGCCGACGCGCTCGCCGACGCCGGCTACGAGGTCCGGCGGGTGTCGATGCTCGACGACATCGAGACGGTGAACGACCGCCACGACGCCCTGACCGCGGCCGAACTGGCGCTCTCGCACGCGGAGCGGTACGCCGAACACGGGGACCAGTTCGCCGACACCACGGCCGACCTGATCGAGGTGGGTCGCGGCGTCGGCGTCGACGAACTGGTGGACGCCCGCGCCGCGGCCCGGGAGTTCCGCACCAGGATCGAGGACCGGATGCGCGAGGCTGGCGTCGACGTCCTGCTCTCGCCGGCCGCGCCCGGCCCCGCGCCGGAGGGCATCGACGACACCGGCGATCCGATCATGAACCTGCCGTGGACCCACGGCGGCGTGCCCGCCCTGACCGTTCCCTGCGGGCGGGTCGGCGACCTGCCCCTCGGCCTCCAGGCGGTCGCGCCCTTCGGCGCCGACGAGTCGCTCCTGGCGTGGGGCGAGGACCTCGCGGACGCCGTCGCGGACGTCGGCGCGGTGGACGGCTAA
- a CDS encoding mechanosensitive ion channel family protein: MRHTGLVSLLAALVLYVGSRVVRRFGLDETVLGVALGGPTLLVLSVAAIALAGYGAYRLVGGALLARTANKRRRHDVRTGLRLVFGVLTLVAAFGVVTRNWLSVLFSLGVVGVAVTFALQQPLFSLIGWLYIVTKRPYQVGDRVAIEDTRGDVASIDFFTTEVWEIDGELVSSNQPSGRIVTVPNSVVLSSHVVNFYGEGVPHVWNELSVQVAYETDLAFATDLMVEVADERIGDEMATHVAEYRDRLAETPVELDVNDRPTVNVVQRESWIELRLRYLVHPRRGTRVRNDLYRGIVDRFTDHPERVQFPVGRNR, encoded by the coding sequence ATGCGTCACACCGGACTCGTATCGCTCCTCGCCGCACTCGTCCTCTACGTCGGATCGCGCGTGGTTCGACGATTCGGCCTCGACGAGACGGTCCTCGGCGTGGCCCTCGGGGGGCCGACCCTGCTGGTGCTGTCGGTCGCCGCCATCGCACTCGCCGGCTACGGGGCCTACCGCCTCGTCGGCGGCGCGCTGCTCGCCCGCACCGCGAACAAGCGCCGGCGCCACGACGTCCGGACCGGCCTCCGTCTCGTCTTCGGCGTCCTCACCCTGGTCGCGGCCTTCGGCGTCGTCACGCGCAACTGGCTGAGCGTCCTCTTCTCGCTGGGCGTCGTCGGCGTCGCCGTCACGTTCGCGCTCCAGCAACCCCTCTTCTCGCTGATCGGGTGGCTCTACATCGTCACCAAGCGCCCCTACCAGGTGGGCGACCGCGTCGCCATCGAGGACACCAGAGGCGACGTGGCCTCGATCGACTTCTTCACGACCGAGGTGTGGGAGATCGACGGCGAACTCGTCTCCAGCAACCAGCCCTCGGGGCGCATCGTCACCGTGCCAAACAGCGTCGTGCTCTCCTCGCACGTCGTCAACTTCTACGGCGAGGGCGTGCCACACGTCTGGAACGAACTCTCGGTGCAGGTCGCCTACGAGACGGATCTGGCCTTCGCGACCGACCTGATGGTCGAGGTGGCCGACGAGCGGATCGGCGACGAGATGGCGACCCACGTCGCGGAGTATCGCGACCGCCTCGCCGAGACGCCGGTCGAACTCGACGTGAACGACCGGCCGACGGTCAACGTCGTCCAGCGGGAGTCGTGGATCGAACTCCGACTGCGGTATCTCGTCCACCCGCGGCGGGGCACCCGCGTCCGGAACGACCTCTACCGTGGGATCGTCGACCGCTTCACCGACCACCCCGAGCGCGTCCAGTTCCCGGTGGGCCGGAACCGCTAG
- the dph2 gene encoding diphthamide biosynthesis enzyme Dph2, with the protein MSQDASTEGDLRNTGMSLKHDREWDYELDRIVEAVEERNAKKVGLQFPEGLKRRGPAVADDLRALTDDDVTYMLSGQPCYGACDLDTYLMRRTDVFVHFGHSPMKESDKIIYVPLFSNVDPFPIMEDAVAELPDEDVGLVTTAQHMNRFEDMREWLEDEGYTVHTRKGDERLTHEGQVLGCNYASADIDADQVLYVGGGKFHPLGLAMEHPDKTVVIADPVNNVVTVADTEQFMKQRYASVHKAMDAEKWGVIFCTKIGQGRWEVAEEIVDDNDDAYLITMDEVTPDRLRNFDMDAFVNTGCPRITTDDGPQFHKPMLTPGEYRIAVGDEPLDSLSFDTFHGTW; encoded by the coding sequence ATGAGTCAGGACGCGTCCACCGAGGGCGACCTCCGGAACACGGGGATGTCGCTCAAACACGACCGGGAGTGGGACTACGAACTCGACCGGATCGTCGAGGCGGTCGAGGAACGGAACGCCAAGAAGGTCGGACTCCAGTTCCCCGAGGGGCTGAAGCGCCGCGGCCCGGCCGTCGCCGACGACCTCCGGGCGCTCACCGACGACGACGTGACCTACATGCTCTCCGGCCAGCCCTGCTACGGCGCCTGCGACCTCGACACCTACCTCATGCGGCGGACGGACGTGTTCGTCCACTTCGGTCACTCGCCGATGAAAGAGTCCGACAAGATCATCTACGTCCCCCTGTTCTCGAACGTCGATCCCTTCCCGATCATGGAGGACGCCGTCGCGGAACTCCCGGACGAGGACGTCGGCCTGGTCACCACCGCCCAGCACATGAACCGCTTCGAGGACATGCGCGAGTGGCTCGAAGACGAGGGCTACACCGTCCACACCCGCAAGGGGGACGAGCGCCTGACCCACGAGGGACAGGTGCTCGGCTGTAACTACGCCTCCGCGGACATCGACGCGGACCAGGTGCTCTACGTCGGCGGCGGGAAGTTCCACCCGCTCGGCCTCGCGATGGAGCATCCGGACAAGACGGTGGTGATCGCCGACCCCGTCAACAACGTGGTCACGGTCGCCGACACCGAGCAGTTCATGAAACAGCGGTACGCCTCCGTCCACAAGGCGATGGACGCCGAGAAGTGGGGCGTCATCTTCTGCACCAAGATCGGACAGGGTCGCTGGGAGGTCGCCGAGGAGATCGTCGACGACAACGACGACGCCTACCTCATCACGATGGACGAGGTGACGCCGGACCGCCTGCGCAACTTCGACATGGACGCCTTCGTCAACACGGGCTGTCCGCGCATCACGACCGACGACGGCCCGCAGTTCCACAAGCCGATGCTGACCCCGGGCGAGTACCGCATCGCCGTCGGCGACGAACCCCTGGACTCCCTCTCGTTCGACACCTTCCACGGCACCTGGTAG
- a CDS encoding sensor histidine kinase, whose translation MPERSTLLCRSLDSLDEVFYVYDERERLVFWNDRLNDLFDLTDEEIEGREPVEFFVEADRPAVERAVARIFETGETVVEARADTTAGRIRFELTGRKLTDGDGTVLGFCGIGRDVTERRERERQLAAQNDRLTEFATILAHDLRNPLAVAQGYLDRFADGTTADGTEATDLVRVRRSLDRIERIVEDVLTVAIDGRAVVDAEPVPVATVARDAWATVDSGDATLDVRTALIVEADESRLRRLLENLFRNSVEQGSTSNQQNAGDAAEQGSTSNQQNAGDAAERGSDGRDSPSVTVSVVETADGFAVVDDGPGIPAADRDAVFEPGFSRSSGGTGFGLYIVQSIAEAHGWRVAVTEGSAGGARFEFTVAPGCGDGGAVA comes from the coding sequence ATGCCCGAGAGGAGTACGCTACTGTGTCGGTCCCTGGACTCGCTGGACGAGGTGTTCTACGTCTACGACGAACGAGAGCGGCTGGTGTTCTGGAACGACCGCCTCAACGACCTGTTCGACCTGACCGACGAGGAGATCGAGGGGCGGGAGCCGGTGGAGTTCTTCGTCGAGGCGGACCGACCGGCGGTCGAGCGAGCCGTGGCGCGAATCTTCGAGACGGGCGAGACGGTGGTGGAGGCGCGGGCGGACACGACCGCCGGCCGGATCCGGTTCGAACTCACGGGCCGGAAACTGACCGACGGGGACGGGACCGTCCTCGGCTTCTGTGGGATCGGACGGGACGTGACGGAGCGCCGGGAGCGGGAGCGACAGCTCGCGGCGCAGAACGACCGCCTCACCGAGTTCGCCACCATCCTCGCACACGACCTTCGGAACCCGCTGGCGGTCGCACAGGGGTATCTCGATCGATTCGCCGACGGGACGACTGCCGACGGGACGGAGGCGACGGATCTGGTCCGGGTCCGCCGCTCGCTCGACCGGATCGAGCGCATCGTCGAGGACGTCCTCACCGTCGCCATCGACGGACGGGCGGTGGTCGACGCCGAGCCGGTTCCCGTCGCGACCGTCGCCCGGGACGCCTGGGCGACGGTGGACTCCGGGGACGCGACACTGGACGTGCGGACGGCGCTGATCGTCGAGGCCGACGAGTCGCGGCTGCGACGGCTGCTGGAGAACCTGTTTCGCAACTCCGTCGAGCAGGGCTCGACGAGCAACCAGCAGAACGCTGGTGACGCCGCCGAGCAGGGCTCGACGAGCAACCAGCAGAACGCTGGTGACGCCGCCGAGCGCGGCTCCGACGGCCGGGACTCCCCGTCCGTGACGGTGTCGGTCGTCGAGACGGCCGACGGGTTCGCCGTCGTCGACGACGGGCCGGGCATCCCCGCGGCCGACCGCGACGCGGTGTTCGAGCCCGGATTCAGCCGCTCCAGCGGGGGGACTGGCTTCGGACTCTACATCGTCCAGAGCATCGCCGAGGCACACGGGTGGCGCGTGGCCGTGACCGAGGGCTCGGCCGGCGGCGCGCGGTTCGAGTTCACGGTCGCTCCGGGGTGCGGAGATGGCGGCGCCGTCGCGTAG
- a CDS encoding MFS transporter gives MSALSPRQRRAGLWTLLAAGFLFVNFHRTATAVLADSLARTFDATGAELGALHASFFYVYAPLQLPAGLIVDRYGPRRVGAAGLGLLTLGVGWFATSGSLAAAFLARAVVGLGGSVLYIGTLRFCANWFRADQYATMTGYTVAAAGLGGILATTPLALATEAVGWRSATLVAAAATAVLTLGIAAFVRDTPGRAGVEMPDWRATGGDADVGAGAASLAEVVGNVRTVVAERETWLMGVVLFCVLGVNFTVLGLWGVPFLVDTYAVSLARASTFVLVGNVGFVLGSPLLGALSDRLGRRTELVVASALLFTAAYAALVLVPPLAVVGAVFFVALLTNGGVALVFTVGKERHDPSVAGTVTGVVNGFGYLGAATLPALLGAVLDAYWTGEVLNGARVYTVVGYRVAFGIAAAAGLLATLAALALHRRESRSGIGG, from the coding sequence GTGTCCGCCCTCTCGCCCCGACAGCGTCGCGCCGGGCTCTGGACCCTGCTCGCCGCGGGCTTCCTGTTCGTCAACTTCCACCGGACGGCGACGGCCGTCCTCGCGGACTCGCTCGCCCGCACCTTCGACGCGACGGGCGCCGAACTCGGCGCCCTCCACGCCTCGTTTTTCTACGTCTACGCGCCGCTCCAGCTCCCGGCGGGGCTGATCGTCGACCGCTACGGCCCGCGGCGGGTCGGCGCCGCCGGGCTCGGCCTGCTGACCCTCGGCGTCGGCTGGTTCGCCACGAGCGGGTCGCTCGCGGCCGCCTTCCTCGCTCGCGCCGTCGTCGGCCTCGGGGGGAGCGTCCTCTACATCGGGACGCTCCGGTTCTGTGCGAACTGGTTTCGCGCGGATCAGTACGCGACCATGACGGGCTACACCGTCGCCGCCGCGGGGCTCGGCGGCATCCTCGCGACGACGCCGCTGGCGCTCGCCACCGAGGCCGTCGGCTGGCGATCGGCGACCCTCGTCGCGGCCGCCGCCACCGCCGTCCTCACCCTCGGCATCGCCGCCTTCGTCCGCGATACGCCCGGTCGTGCGGGCGTCGAGATGCCGGACTGGCGCGCGACGGGCGGCGACGCCGACGTCGGCGCGGGCGCCGCCTCGCTGGCCGAGGTGGTCGGGAACGTCCGAACCGTCGTCGCGGAGCGCGAGACGTGGCTGATGGGCGTCGTCCTGTTCTGCGTGCTCGGCGTCAACTTCACCGTCCTCGGGCTCTGGGGCGTGCCCTTCCTCGTCGACACCTACGCCGTCTCGCTCGCGCGGGCGTCGACGTTCGTCCTCGTCGGCAACGTCGGGTTCGTCCTCGGGTCGCCCTTGCTCGGCGCGCTCTCCGACCGCCTCGGCCGGCGGACGGAACTCGTCGTCGCGTCGGCGCTGCTCTTCACCGCCGCCTACGCCGCCCTCGTCCTCGTCCCGCCGCTGGCCGTCGTCGGGGCCGTCTTCTTCGTCGCGCTCCTCACCAACGGCGGCGTCGCCCTCGTGTTCACCGTCGGCAAGGAGCGCCACGACCCGTCGGTGGCGGGGACGGTCACGGGCGTGGTCAACGGCTTCGGCTACCTCGGCGCCGCGACGCTCCCCGCGCTGCTCGGCGCCGTCCTCGACGCCTACTGGACCGGCGAGGTGCTCAACGGCGCCCGGGTGTACACCGTCGTCGGCTACCGCGTCGCCTTCGGCATCGCGGCGGCCGCGGGACTGCTCGCCACGCTCGCCGCCCTCGCTCTGCACCGGCGCGAATCGCGGTCGGGGATCGGTGGCTGA
- a CDS encoding TIGR00725 family protein encodes MRVSVIGGSTVGETAAERARTVGRLLGSRGHVVVCGGLGGVMEAACAGASAAGGETVGILPSADRRDANEHVDVAVATGMGHARNAMVVMNGDAVVAIDGGAGTLSELGFAGVFDRPTAGLGTHDAPGVEPVDTPEEAVDYVESSVQH; translated from the coding sequence CGGCCGAGCGGGCACGGACCGTCGGACGGCTACTCGGATCACGGGGACACGTCGTCGTCTGTGGCGGCCTCGGCGGGGTGATGGAGGCGGCCTGTGCGGGCGCGAGCGCCGCCGGCGGCGAGACGGTGGGCATCCTCCCGTCGGCCGACCGGCGCGACGCCAACGAGCACGTCGACGTCGCCGTCGCGACGGGGATGGGTCACGCCCGGAACGCGATGGTCGTCATGAACGGGGACGCCGTCGTCGCCATCGACGGCGGCGCGGGGACGCTCTCGGAACTCGGATTCGCGGGCGTGTTCGACCGGCCGACCGCGGGGCTCGGCACCCACGACGCCCCCGGCGTCGAACCGGTCGACACGCCCGAGGAGGCCGTCGACTACGTCGAGTCGTCCGTCCAGCACTGA